The region AGGAATAAATTGAGAGTAGAAAAGCCTATGTATGTAATGGAAAATCGTTCCCATCATCACCACCACCATGATGGTCCTTGTGATCACGATCACAGCCACGATGAGGAGGATCCTCGTGATATTGTTATCCATGGACCCGAAGACTTTAAGGGGATGCGCAAAGCCGGCAAGTTGGCAGCGCAAACCTTGGATTTCATTACCCCTTACGTGAAGGTGGGCGTGACCACGGAAGAGCTGGACCAGCTCTGCCATAAATTTATCGTAGACCATGGTGCGATTCCTGCGCCCCTTGGCTATCGAGGATTCCCAAAGTCCATATGCACTTCTGTGAATCACGTGGTTTGTCATGGTATTCCGGGGGACAAAAAGCTTCTTGATGGAGATATTCTCAACATTGACGTCACCGTCATTGTGGATGGATGGCATGGGGACACCAGCCGGATGTTCACGATTGGCAAGGTTGGCGTGCGGGCGAAAAAGCTCATCGATGTGAC is a window of Alphaproteobacteria bacterium DNA encoding:
- a CDS encoding M24 family metallopeptidase, giving the protein MENRSHHHHHHDGPCDHDHSHDEEDPRDIVIHGPEDFKGMRKAGKLAAQTLDFITPYVKVGVTTEELDQLCHKFIVDHGAIPAPLGYRGFPKSICTSVNHVVCHGIPGDKKLLDGDILNIDVTVIVDGWHGDTSRMFTIGKVGVRAKKLIDVT